A portion of the bacterium genome contains these proteins:
- a CDS encoding carboxypeptidase regulatory-like domain-containing protein, translating into MRKSLLAPLLIGLLVSAGCTTGQLVDTTGGNDSGLAARNTATGEYTGQVLGLNGKPAVNVQVQGYLVSNNSASIISNNSGGLISHNGSKYAILAAETLSTTTDAKGRFKLVSRSGLPMNVEAVLSANVKAIQLGVTEETSAKLQLAKTGQISGRVTTPKAPSVTNWEGVDVFIPGTSYVAKTDAAGRYTLSNVPVGTFDLVGTKAGLGRGNQPSVGVASEQTTQAPDLALSVTTPEIASISQPNGGPGSVVTLTGSNFGASTGESLEVTFGGAQVAAPQRVDDRTLRVEVPPAADSGAVVVTVSGIKSNAKNFTVLSELILSPRFPYLRKGRPQRYTVTALDRDKHVVSNPSVTWSVTGNTFQLNNGLVTPTGEGQGTLRVTSGMLRAPLDLQAFDGPVVNTLAGSYMGFRDGVGSEAQFSYPNGVAVDASGSVYVADRNNHRIRMISGDGLVSTLAGTGLPGRKNTIGAAAEFYSPACVAPDGKGNLFLTEAGNHDVRCISLTTGMVSTVAGDGVAGYYDAWTPLETARFNTPHGLAVGSDGTLYVADWGNQTIRFILPNRAVRTMANIIVYNGTPVPGFVDGSYANARFNYPIGVAVDSSGKLYVSDQHNNRIRRIDTDLQVSTFAGNGDPALFNGPHDLAVDAAGNVLVADHDHNQIKQIAPDGTIRVIAGSGEYGLADGRGSQASFNEPFGVAVDASGSIYVGDRNNHRIRLIWP; encoded by the coding sequence ATGCGTAAAAGCCTTCTCGCCCCTCTTCTGATCGGCCTTCTCGTGAGCGCCGGCTGCACGACCGGGCAGCTCGTCGACACCACCGGGGGCAACGACTCCGGCCTCGCGGCGCGCAACACCGCCACCGGCGAGTACACCGGGCAAGTCCTCGGACTGAACGGCAAGCCCGCCGTGAACGTCCAGGTGCAGGGCTATCTGGTCTCCAACAACAGCGCGAGCATCATCTCGAACAACAGCGGGGGCCTCATCTCCCACAACGGCTCCAAGTATGCGATTCTCGCCGCCGAGACGCTCTCCACCACCACCGACGCCAAGGGTCGCTTCAAGCTCGTCAGCCGCAGCGGCTTGCCGATGAACGTCGAGGCCGTCCTCTCGGCGAACGTCAAGGCGATTCAGCTTGGCGTCACCGAAGAGACCAGCGCCAAGCTCCAGCTCGCCAAGACCGGGCAGATCAGCGGTCGAGTCACGACCCCCAAGGCCCCCTCGGTCACCAACTGGGAAGGGGTGGACGTCTTCATTCCCGGCACCTCGTACGTGGCCAAGACGGACGCGGCCGGTCGCTACACCCTCTCGAACGTGCCGGTCGGCACCTTCGACCTGGTGGGAACCAAGGCCGGCCTGGGCCGCGGCAACCAGCCGAGCGTCGGGGTCGCTTCCGAGCAGACGACGCAGGCGCCGGACCTGGCCCTCTCGGTCACCACCCCGGAGATCGCGAGCATCAGCCAGCCGAACGGTGGTCCCGGCAGCGTCGTCACCCTCACAGGCTCGAACTTCGGGGCCTCCACCGGCGAGAGCCTCGAAGTGACCTTCGGCGGCGCCCAGGTCGCCGCCCCCCAGCGCGTCGACGACCGGACCCTACGGGTCGAGGTGCCGCCCGCGGCCGACTCGGGGGCCGTCGTGGTCACGGTGAGTGGCATCAAGAGCAACGCCAAGAACTTCACCGTTCTATCCGAGCTCATCCTCTCGCCCCGCTTTCCGTACCTGCGCAAGGGCCGCCCCCAGCGCTACACCGTCACCGCCCTCGACCGCGACAAGCACGTCGTTTCCAACCCCTCGGTCACCTGGAGCGTGACGGGCAATACCTTCCAGCTGAACAACGGTCTGGTGACGCCCACGGGCGAGGGACAGGGAACCCTACGCGTCACCAGCGGCATGCTGCGCGCGCCCCTGGACCTCCAGGCCTTCGATGGCCCGGTCGTCAACACGCTCGCCGGCAGCTACATGGGCTTTCGCGACGGGGTAGGCAGCGAGGCGCAGTTCTCCTACCCCAACGGGGTCGCGGTGGACGCGAGCGGCAGCGTCTACGTGGCCGATCGCAACAACCACCGCATCCGCATGATCAGCGGCGACGGCCTGGTCAGCACCCTCGCGGGGACCGGCCTTCCCGGGCGCAAGAACACCATCGGGGCCGCTGCGGAATTCTACTCCCCCGCCTGCGTCGCCCCGGACGGCAAGGGGAACCTCTTCCTGACCGAAGCGGGCAACCATGATGTCCGGTGCATCTCGCTCACGACCGGCATGGTCTCGACCGTGGCAGGAGACGGGGTCGCCGGCTACTACGACGCCTGGACCCCTCTAGAGACCGCCCGCTTCAACACCCCCCACGGCCTGGCCGTCGGGAGCGACGGGACCCTCTACGTCGCCGACTGGGGCAACCAGACCATTCGCTTCATCCTGCCCAACCGGGCCGTGCGCACCATGGCCAACATCATCGTCTACAACGGGACCCCCGTCCCGGGCTTCGTGGACGGTTCCTACGCGAACGCGCGCTTCAACTATCCCATCGGCGTGGCCGTGGATTCGAGCGGCAAGCTCTACGTCTCCGACCAGCACAACAACCGCATCCGGCGCATCGACACCGACCTCCAGGTGAGCACCTTCGCCGGCAACGGCGACCCCGCCCTGTTCAACGGCCCCCACGATCTGGCGGTCGATGCCGCTGGCAACGTCCTGGTCGCCGATCACGACCACAACCAGATCAAGCAGATCGCCCCCGACGGGACGATCCGCGTGATCGCGGGCTCGGGGGAGTACGGGCTCGCCGACGGTCGCGGATCGCAGGCGAGCTTCAACGAGCCTTTCGGGGTCGCGGTGGACGCGAGCGGCAGCATCTACGTGGGCGATCGCAACAACCACCGCATCCGCCTCATCTGGCCCTAG